One window of the Salvia splendens isolate huo1 chromosome 1, SspV2, whole genome shotgun sequence genome contains the following:
- the LOC121749734 gene encoding protein LEAD-SENSITIVE 1-like yields the protein MGLLSNRVERNEIKPGDHIYTYRAVFAYSHHGIFVGSSKVVHFTRVSTSSTSSDEAYSVTAQCPTFPDCGLRQPDSGVVLSCIDCFLNNGSLYSFKYGVSPSIFLAKVRGGTCTTAGSDPPEIVIHRAMYLFRNGFGNYDVFQNNCEDFALYCKTGLLIVDRLGVGRSGQASSVLGAPLAALLSSPLKLLMPSPIGVATMTAGMYCVSRYATDIGVRTDVVKVSVEDLAMNLGWGSNEEIPQENEVSNNQQIR from the exons ATGGGTTTGCTCTCAAACAGAGTGGAGCGAAATGAGATCAAACCAGGGGATCATATCTACACTTACCGAGCTGTCTTTGCATACTCTCATCATG GTATCTTTGTCGGAAGCAGCAAAGTGGTTCATTTCACGCGTGTTTCTACCTCTTCCACATCCTCCGACGAAGCATACAGCGTGACTGCACAATGTCCGACCTTTCCTGACTGTGGTTTGAGGCAGCCAGACAGTGGGGTTGTCCTCTCCTGCATCGACTGCTTCCTCAACAACGGCTCCCTCTATTCCTTCAAGTATGGGGTGAGTCCATCAATTTTCCTTGCTAAAGTACGTGGAGGCACGTGCACGACTGCAGGATCAGATCCACCCGAGATAGTCATTCACCGAGCAATGTATCTATTCAGGAACGGATTTGGGAACTATGACGTGTTCCAGAACAACTGTGAGGATTTCGCCCTGTACTGTAAGACTGGTCTCCTCATAGTTGATCGTCTAGGGGTGGGGAGAAGCGGACAGGCTTCTTCGGTCCTTGGTGCACCATTGGCAGCTCTTCTCTCTTCCCCTCTCAAGCTGCTGATGCCAAGTCCGATCGGGGTGGCTACAATGACAGCAGGAATGTACTGCGTTAGTAGATATGCAACTGACATTGGTGTCCGAACTGATGTCGTCAAGGTCTCTGTTGAGGATCTGGCTATGAATCTTGGTTGGGGTAGTAATGAAGAAATACCTCAAGAAAATGAGGTCTCTAACAACCAACAAATCAGGTGA
- the LOC121749724 gene encoding aluminum-activated malate transporter 10-like isoform X2: MAADKERGVEWRINVADGTSRVLEAESRFGLQRFVSKVGGFFQRAWRIGVNEPKKSIHCVKVGVALSLVSLFYYMRPLYEGVGGNAMWAVMTVVVVFEYTVGATLSKCVNRATGTLLAGALGVGVHWVASQAGERFEPIILQTSVFLLATAATFSRFIPSIKARFDYGAMIFILTFSLISVSGYRVEKLFEMAHHRVSTIAIGTSICIITTIVFFPVWAGTELHNLITNNMDKLSDSLDGCVADYFSSNSQTSDKTLQGYKCALNSKATEESLANFARWEPAHGKFNFGHPWLEYVKVGASLRSCAYCIEALNGSMNSKAKVPDVFKKHFGNFCVRLSNKSSAVLKELAVVMSTMKKPTKIDFMVEEMKSAVQELENALKSLSKQPIQTAEAKAGEVVTLVEVVPLVTVSSLLIEIAARTEKLAGAVNVVAEKAEFEVETAEEAKKGQKSKGGNKIGQEDEEDKAMKTLQKV, from the exons ATGGCGGCTGATAAGGAAAGAGGAGTAGAATGGAGGATCAACGTGGCGGATGGGACGTCGAGAGTTCTAGAAGCGGAGAGCAGGTTCGGGTTGCAGAGGTTCGTGTCCAAGGTGGGCGGTTTCTTTCAGAGAGCATGGAGGATAGGAGTAAACGAGCCAAAGAAATCGATACATTGTGTTAAGGTGGGTGTAGCGCTCTCTCTGGTTTCGCTATTCTATTACATGAGGCCCTTGTATGAGGGAGTTGGCGGAAACGCTATGTGGGCTGTCATGACGGTTGTCGTCGTCTTTGAGTACACCGTTG GGGCGACGCTTAGTAAATGTGTGAATAGAGCAACCGGGACTTTGTTGGCAGGAGCATTGGGAGTTGGTGTTCATTGGGTTGCTAGCCAAGCCGGAGAGAGGTTTGAGCCCATAATTCTTCAAACCTCAGTTTTTCTTTTAG CTACTGCAGCGACGTTCTCGCGTTTCATTCCATCTATAAAGGCTCGATTCGACTACGGGGCTATGATCTTCATCCTGACCTTCAGCCTCATATCAGTTTCTGGCTACCGTGTGGAGAAGCTCTTCGAGATGGCTCATCACAGAGTCTCCACCATTGCCATAGGCACCTCCATCTGCATCATCACAACCATTGTTTTCTTCCCTGTTTGGGCAGGAACTGAGCTCCATAACCTTATCACCAACAACATGGACAAGCTATCTGATTCCTTAGATG GATGTGTGGCTGACTATTTCAGTAGTAACAGTCAAACTTCAGACAAAACATTGCAAGGATACAAATGCGCCCTTAATTCCAAGGCCACTGAAGAATCCTTG GCAAATTTCGCAAGATGGGAGCCGGCACATGGCAAGTTCAATTTCGGACATCCATGGTTAGAGTATGTCAAGGTTGGAGCTTCACTCAGAAGCTGTGCTTACTGCATCGAGGCGCTTAATGGAAGCATGAATTCGAAGGCTAAG GTTCCTGATGTATTCAAGAAGCATTTCGGAAACTTTTGTGTGAGACTGAGCAATAAATCCTCTGCTGTGTTGAAAGAACTTGCTGTTGTGATGAGCACCATGAAGAAACCAACAAAGATAGATTTcatggtggaggagatgaagagTGCAGTTCAAGAGCTCGAGAACGCCCTGAAATCATTGTCGAAACAGCCCATCCAGACAGCTGAGGCCAAGGCCGGAGAGGTTGTCACCCTGGTAGAAGTAGTTCCGTTAGTGACAGTTTCGTCATTGCTGATAGAGATTGCGGCCAGAACAGAAAAACTTGCGGGGGCGGTGAATGTGGTGGCGGAGAAGGCTGAATTCGAGGTTGAAACTGCTGAGGAAGCGAAGAAAGGACAGAAGTCGAAAGGAGGGAACAAGATTGgtcaagaagatgaagaagacaaGGCGATGAAGACCCTTCAGAAGGTCTGA
- the LOC121749724 gene encoding aluminum-activated malate transporter 10-like isoform X1 yields the protein MAADKERGVEWRINVADGTSRVLEAESRFGLQRFVSKVGGFFQRAWRIGVNEPKKSIHCVKVGVALSLVSLFYYMRPLYEGVGGNAMWAVMTVVVVFEYTVGTFSSSSSSYFISIAMHLYVCIDIYAGATLSKCVNRATGTLLAGALGVGVHWVASQAGERFEPIILQTSVFLLATAATFSRFIPSIKARFDYGAMIFILTFSLISVSGYRVEKLFEMAHHRVSTIAIGTSICIITTIVFFPVWAGTELHNLITNNMDKLSDSLDGCVADYFSSNSQTSDKTLQGYKCALNSKATEESLANFARWEPAHGKFNFGHPWLEYVKVGASLRSCAYCIEALNGSMNSKAKVPDVFKKHFGNFCVRLSNKSSAVLKELAVVMSTMKKPTKIDFMVEEMKSAVQELENALKSLSKQPIQTAEAKAGEVVTLVEVVPLVTVSSLLIEIAARTEKLAGAVNVVAEKAEFEVETAEEAKKGQKSKGGNKIGQEDEEDKAMKTLQKV from the exons ATGGCGGCTGATAAGGAAAGAGGAGTAGAATGGAGGATCAACGTGGCGGATGGGACGTCGAGAGTTCTAGAAGCGGAGAGCAGGTTCGGGTTGCAGAGGTTCGTGTCCAAGGTGGGCGGTTTCTTTCAGAGAGCATGGAGGATAGGAGTAAACGAGCCAAAGAAATCGATACATTGTGTTAAGGTGGGTGTAGCGCTCTCTCTGGTTTCGCTATTCTATTACATGAGGCCCTTGTATGAGGGAGTTGGCGGAAACGCTATGTGGGCTGTCATGACGGTTGTCGTCGTCTTTGAGTACACCGTTGGTACtttctcttcttcatcatcatcgtaTTTCATTTCAATCGCCATGCATTTATACGTATGTATCGATATATATGCAGGGGCGACGCTTAGTAAATGTGTGAATAGAGCAACCGGGACTTTGTTGGCAGGAGCATTGGGAGTTGGTGTTCATTGGGTTGCTAGCCAAGCCGGAGAGAGGTTTGAGCCCATAATTCTTCAAACCTCAGTTTTTCTTTTAG CTACTGCAGCGACGTTCTCGCGTTTCATTCCATCTATAAAGGCTCGATTCGACTACGGGGCTATGATCTTCATCCTGACCTTCAGCCTCATATCAGTTTCTGGCTACCGTGTGGAGAAGCTCTTCGAGATGGCTCATCACAGAGTCTCCACCATTGCCATAGGCACCTCCATCTGCATCATCACAACCATTGTTTTCTTCCCTGTTTGGGCAGGAACTGAGCTCCATAACCTTATCACCAACAACATGGACAAGCTATCTGATTCCTTAGATG GATGTGTGGCTGACTATTTCAGTAGTAACAGTCAAACTTCAGACAAAACATTGCAAGGATACAAATGCGCCCTTAATTCCAAGGCCACTGAAGAATCCTTG GCAAATTTCGCAAGATGGGAGCCGGCACATGGCAAGTTCAATTTCGGACATCCATGGTTAGAGTATGTCAAGGTTGGAGCTTCACTCAGAAGCTGTGCTTACTGCATCGAGGCGCTTAATGGAAGCATGAATTCGAAGGCTAAG GTTCCTGATGTATTCAAGAAGCATTTCGGAAACTTTTGTGTGAGACTGAGCAATAAATCCTCTGCTGTGTTGAAAGAACTTGCTGTTGTGATGAGCACCATGAAGAAACCAACAAAGATAGATTTcatggtggaggagatgaagagTGCAGTTCAAGAGCTCGAGAACGCCCTGAAATCATTGTCGAAACAGCCCATCCAGACAGCTGAGGCCAAGGCCGGAGAGGTTGTCACCCTGGTAGAAGTAGTTCCGTTAGTGACAGTTTCGTCATTGCTGATAGAGATTGCGGCCAGAACAGAAAAACTTGCGGGGGCGGTGAATGTGGTGGCGGAGAAGGCTGAATTCGAGGTTGAAACTGCTGAGGAAGCGAAGAAAGGACAGAAGTCGAAAGGAGGGAACAAGATTGgtcaagaagatgaagaagacaaGGCGATGAAGACCCTTCAGAAGGTCTGA